The Corallococcus soli genome segment ACATGACCGAACACTTCGCGGAAGAGGGTTACGTGGTGGTGGCGCCGGACCTCGCGTCGAGGGGGGAGCCGGAGGAAGCGGATTTGAAGGCGGTGGTGGCCTACGCGCGGGCGCTGCCGGAAGTGACGGGCCTGAAGGGCAAGAAGCAGGTGGGCGCGCTGGGCTTCGGGCTGGGCGGCACGCTGGCCGCGCAGCTCGCGGTGCACGGCCAGGTGGACTGCGCGGTGGCCTACTGCGCCCCGGGGATGGAGGACGTGCTCGCGGAGGCCGGGCCTGACGCGTCCCCGGTGGTGCTCAACTTCGCGGAGTGGGACGGCTTCGTGCCCCCGTCCGCGGTGGCGCGCGTGCGCCAGCACGTCACGCCCGACGTGGAGCTGTACGTGTACCCGGGGGTGCGGCACGGCTTCTTCCGCGAGGGGTCGCCGGCGTACCACCGGCCCTCGCAGATGATGGCCCACACCCGCACGATGGCGCTCCTGCGCCGCACCATGGGCCCCCGCTACGATCTGTCCACGCTGTGGGACCGGCACACGGAGCTGGAGTTCGCCGTCCGGGACGCCGACGCGACGATGGCCACCATGGTGGCGCACCCGTACGTCAACAGCGTGCCGGTGATGACGGGCGGTGTGGGTGCCAACTACCTGCACCGCTTCTACGAGAACCACTTCATCCACGCGAACCCGAAGGACACGAAGATGATCCCGCTGTCACGCACCGTGGGTGCGGACCGCGTGGTGGACGAGTTCATCTTCTGCTTCACCCACGACGTGGAGATGGACTGGATGCTCCCGGGCATCGCGCCCACCGGCAAGTACGTGGAGGTGCCCCTGGTCGCGGTGGTGAACTTCCGCGGAGACAAGCTCTACCACGAGCACATCTACTGGGATCAGGCGACGGTGCTGGTGCAGCTGGGCCTGCTCGACCCCCAGGGCCTGCCCGTCTCCGGCGCGGAGTCCGCGCGCAAGCTGCTGGATGAGACCCTGCCCTCCAACACCCTGATGGAGAAGTGGGACGAAAGCGCGCCCACGAAGCGCCAGGCCGGCTGAGGAAGTGGGGTGACGCCCGCGCCCCGGGGTGGCGTCTACCCAGGGCGCGGTGTCTGACTTTCACGCCGGAAGACGCGCGGGGGCATTGCGCGGGCTCTCCAGGGGTGTTCACAATGAGGCACCTCACTGGATAGTCCAGGGGGGCTTCGTTTCCCAGATTCACTCTGGAGTGGCCTCCGCGCGCTGGCGACAGCGTGGAAGGAGGCCGCCACCGACGCCCGGATGCGACTTTCCCTGTCCCAGAAGCTTTCGCTGGCGCCGCTGCTGGTGGCGCTGTTCTTCACGGTCCTCTTCTTCGGGTACCTCCTCCCGCGGATGTCCTCCGCCTTCGAGGCGCAGGGGCGGGAGGTGGGGGTGGCCCTGCCCGCGGCGCTCGCCTCCACGCTGGCGGGGGTGATGGCGGAGGGGCAGACGGAGCGGCTCCAGTCGCTGCTGGACCCGGTGGCCCGCAACGGGAAGGTGGCCTACGTGGCCGTCTTCGACGGGGCGGGACAGCTGCGCGCGGTGTCGGGGGAGTTCGGCCCGGCCATGCGGGAGCTGCGGGACAGGCTGTCCCGGGCCACGGGGGACGCGACGTTCTACGTGCGCGACGCGGAGCTGCTGGACCTGAGCGCGCGCATGGCGAACGGGGCGGGCAGCGTGCACGTGGGCTTCAACCGCACGGCGGCGCGCGCGCAGGTGCGGGCCCTCACCACGGGTGTGAGCGTGGTGGTGGTGCTGGCGCTCGTGGCGTTCGTGGTGGCGGGCGCCGTGCTGGCGCGCCGGGTCGCGGGGCCGCTCGTGCAGCTGACGGAGGCGGCGCGGCGCATCGCGGAGCACGGCGACCTGCGGGAGATGGTCCGCATCGACTCCAACGACGAGGTGGGGCAGCTGGCGGGCGCCTTCACGCTGATGGTGACCAAGGTCAAGGACCTGCTCGTGCAGTTGCAGCAGTCGTCGGATCTGCTCAAGGGGTCGGTGGACCACCTGAACGACTCCGCGGGCCGGCAGAACGAGATGGTGTCGCGCCACGCCGCCGCGCTCCAGGAGACGCAGGTGACGGCGCAGGAGATCCGCCAGACGTCAGTGGTGGCATCGCGCGCGGCGGAGACGGTCATCGACGTGGCCGAGCGCGCGGAGGCCCTGGGCAAGACGGGCGAGAGCGCCATCGGGGAGAGCATCGAGGGCCTGGTGGACCTGCGCTCGCAGGTGGAGCAGATCGCCGAGCGCATCATGGCGCTGGGCGAGCGCACCGAGCAGATCTCCGGCATCACGGAGACGGTGAAGGACCTGGCGGACCAGTCGCACCTGCTGGCGGTGAACGCGGCCATCGAGGCGGCGCGCTCCGGGGAGCACGGCAAGGGCTTCGCGGTGGTGGCCCGGGAGATCCGCGGGCTGGCGGACCAGTCCATCCGCGCCACCAATCAGGTGCGCGGCATCCTGGCGGACATCAGCACCGCCATCTTCGCCACGGTGGAGATCACCGCCGCCGGCACGCAGCGCATGGAGTCCGGGCTCGCGCAGGTGCGCATGTCCGGGGACACGCTGCGCCAGCTGTCCTCCATCGTGCGCGACAGCGTGGTGTCCGCCCGTCAGATCTCCCAGACGGTCAACCAGCAGGCCACCGGCATCGAGCAGATCTTCACCGCCGTGAACGAGCTCAACGCGGTGATGGGCGACACGGTGAAGCGCATCTCCACCACCAGCGAGTCCGCCGTGGCGCTCAAGATGCTGTCCGAGCGCGTGGCCGCGATGGTGAAGGACTACCGGCTGTAGGCCGCGCCCCGGAGGTCCGGCCCGGAAGCTCGGAGGATGCCCGGGAGGCCCCCGGGCCTTCAGGAGCGGACGTCCGGTGAGCGGGCCTCGCGCAGGGTGGGCCGCGGGCGGGGCAGGAGCCGCTCCAGCACCTGGCCCACGGTGCGCGCGGTGGCCGCCCCGGGTTCGTTCACCCGGGCCGCGAGGAACGCCGCGCCCAGGCGGGCCACCGCCGACACGACGAAGAGGACGTGCAGGTTCGCCCAGACGTGGCCGCCCAGCATGAACTGCTGGGGGATGCGCGCGGCCAGGGCGCCGCCCAGGGCCGCCGCCGCCGCGTACGCCAGGCCTCCGGCGGTGGCGAACGCCGCCAGGTAGAAGGGCCGTCCCCGGCGCGGCGCCACCGTGAGGGGCAGCGCGAAGATGGCTAGGCCGTGGCCGCTCCACAGCGCGCCCGCCAGGAGCACGTCGAACAGCAGCGGCCACAGCATCCCCGCGGACGGCATCAGCCACAGCAGCGGGATGACGCTGATGCCCAGCGAGCACGCCATCAGCACCGGCTGCGCGCCCAGCCTGTCGATGGCGCGGCCCCACATGGACGCGGTGAGCACGCGCACGCCCGCCACCGCCGCCGCGTGCAGGGCCATGATGACGAAGGTCATCTTGAGGTTCTGCAGGGAGTGCAGCGCGAAGAAGGGCGCGGACACGCCCACCGCCGCGTTCCACGCCACCTGATACACGAGCACGCGCCGGGCCCCGTCGTCCTTCCATGGCAGCAGCGCGTCCTTCAGCTCCAGCCGGGGCGTGGTGCCGGGAGGCGCCGGGTCATGCTGCGCGGCCATCATCAGCGTGGTGACGATGCCCATGACGCACGCGGCCAGGGCCAGCAGCGGCAGGGCGTAGCCCACGCCGTCCAGCATCCGCAGCCGGTCCATCAGGAGGCCCGCGGTGAGGGACGCGCCGGTGCCCATCAGCGTGGTGAGCGCGGTGCGCTTGCCGAAGAAGCGGCCCCGCACGGCGCGCGGCACCAGCTCCCCCATCCAGGCCACCCACGCGTTGTTGCCCACCACGGCCAGGAGCGCGGACAGGCCGGCCACCGTCAGCAGCAGGTGCTGCTGGCCCTCCAGCGAAAGGTCCAACCACGGCAGGAGCGCCAGGGGCAGCATCACCAGCCGCGACAGGCACACGGCCGTGAGGGCCACCCGCCGGTGCCCGAAGCAGAGGGTGAGCCACGCGGCGGGGAACTGCACGAACTGGGCGAAGAACGGCAGCGCCGTCATCACGCCCACCAGGAAGGGCCCAAGCTTCAGCGCGATGGCCCACGCGGTGAGCACCGTGGCGCCCGCGCACGCGGTGAACACCTCCGCGAACATCCCCTCCACGATGGACATGCGCAGCGACCCGCGCAGCCGCTGGTGGACGGGCGGACCCTGGGGGCCGTCCGACGGTGGGGGCGCCCCCAGCAGCGGCGCTGACGAGCCGGGCAGTGAAGCGCCAGGGCGGAAGAGCGGAACGCCGGTGGCGAGGGAGGCGAAGCTCTGGACGAGGTGGCGGCGAAAGGCGGCGGGGGACACGCGGCCCCAGATGTCCCACGGCCTTCCCGTCCCCCTCAACCGGACCCCCGGTGTGGCCTGGGCGCACGGTCGGGCACCAACCGGCCTTATCCCTGACGTTCCTTCCGCTGCGTCCCCTCGCTCGCTGGGCAGGTGGGATTCAGGTGCGGTTCACGCGGTCTTGAACTATATGAACGACCGGAAGGAGACCGCGCACATGGATGTCGCTCACGAGCTGACGGAGTTTCTGGGGCAGGTGGAGCAGCGGCTGAACGCCTTGCTCGCGGATGGCGACGTCGGACCGGACGTGGAAGGTGACACGCTGATGAACGCGGCCCGGCACCTGTGCCTGGGCACGGGTGGCAAGCGCGCGCGGCCCATGCTCGTGCGCCTCTTTGGTGGCGCGGTGGGCGTCCCGGCGGCGCGGCTGGTGGACGTGGGTGTGGCGGCGGAGATGATCCACTCGGCCAGCCTGCTGCACGACGACGTGGTGGACGCGGGCATGTACCGCCGGGGCCGTCCGACGGTGAACGCCCGGTGGGGCAACATCGTCGCGGTGATGAGCGGCGACCTCATCCTGTCCACGGCCCTCACGCAGCTGTCCCTGCTGGACGCGCGCGTGGTGCAGAGCGGCCTGGCCATCGTCACGGAGATGACCCGCGCGGCCATCGCGGAGGTGGAGGCGCGCGGCGACATGAACCTACCGCTGACGCGGTTGCGCTACATCGCCGAGGGCAAGACGGGCTCCCTGTTCGGCTGGTGCGGCAAGGCGGCCGCGACGCTGGCGGACCAGCCGGACGCGGTGGCCCGCTTCGACGCGTTTGGCCGGCACCTGGGCGTGGCGTTCCAGATCGCCGACGACATCCGCGACATCCTGGGCACGGACGTGGGCAAGCCCCGGTACGCGGACGTCCATTCGCGCACGCCGTCGCTGCCCATCCTGCTGGCGGTGGCGCGGGATGAATCGCTGCGCCGCAAGCTCAAGGACGCGTGGGCGTTCTCCGTCATCACCCCGGAGCGCACGCGGGAGATTGGCAACGCCATCGAGGCCACCGGCGCGGTGGAGGCCTCCATGTCGATGATGAACACCGAGATCGAGGCGGCGCTGGACAAGCTGGGGCCCTACGCCAGGGACGCGGCGGGCGCGGAGCTGGCCAGCTGGGCGCACCGGCTGGCCGAGGGCATCGCCGACCAGGTGAAGGGGCGCGCTGCATGAAGGGCTACCTGTGGACGGGGGGGGATCCCGGGAGCCAGAAGACCACCGCGCCGCTGGAGAATGGCCGGCTGGCGCCGTGGGAGGCCATCGCCGTGGAGGCGGTGGGCAACGTCATCGAGTTCTGGGGCTTCAAGCGCAACCAGGGCCGCGTGTGGGGCCTGCTGTACCTGCGCGGCGAGCCGCTGACGGCGGGCGAGATCGAGCGCGAGCTGGACCTGTCCAAGGGCGGCGTCTCCATGCTGCTGCGCGACCTGGAGCGCTGGGGCGTCATCCAGCGCGTGCGCGTGCCGCAAGACACGGTGTGGCGCTACGCGGCGGAGACGGACCTGGTGCGGATGGTGACGCACGTGGTGGAGGAGCGCGAGGCGGCCTTCGTCACCCGCATCCGGGCGGACCTGTCCGAAGCGCGCCGGCTGGCGGAAGGCGCTGGCGGCATCCCCGCGGAGCGGCTGAGGAGGCTGGAGCGCATGGCCACGCTGGCCGAGCATGTGGAGCGCGCGCTGCGCCTGTTCATCAAGACGTCCCGTCTGGATGTGGCGGGCGTGCTGGGTGCATTCCGCGACGGCGCCCTTTCGCGCAAGGGCTAGTGGTAGGAGGGCAGTCATGGACTCGCACTACGATCAGGTGATGAAGGCGCGCGCGCAGGCGGATGCGGACGCGCCCCGGCTGTACTTCGCGTACTCGACCATCCTGGACCGGGCCGCCTTCGAGGAGTGGAAGGGCCAGCACAGCTACGGCTTCTTCGAGCTGCCGGAAGGGCGGCTGGCCGAGGCGCTGGACGTGGACCTCGTCTACGACT includes the following:
- a CDS encoding alpha/beta fold hydrolase, with amino-acid sequence MTTDNSMWIPVDGSDPMRAWIRRPASGSGPALVVLMVEAFEGNDHLKHMTEHFAEEGYVVVAPDLASRGEPEEADLKAVVAYARALPEVTGLKGKKQVGALGFGLGGTLAAQLAVHGQVDCAVAYCAPGMEDVLAEAGPDASPVVLNFAEWDGFVPPSAVARVRQHVTPDVELYVYPGVRHGFFREGSPAYHRPSQMMAHTRTMALLRRTMGPRYDLSTLWDRHTELEFAVRDADATMATMVAHPYVNSVPVMTGGVGANYLHRFYENHFIHANPKDTKMIPLSRTVGADRVVDEFIFCFTHDVEMDWMLPGIAPTGKYVEVPLVAVVNFRGDKLYHEHIYWDQATVLVQLGLLDPQGLPVSGAESARKLLDETLPSNTLMEKWDESAPTKRQAG
- a CDS encoding methyl-accepting chemotaxis protein; the encoded protein is MRLSLSQKLSLAPLLVALFFTVLFFGYLLPRMSSAFEAQGREVGVALPAALASTLAGVMAEGQTERLQSLLDPVARNGKVAYVAVFDGAGQLRAVSGEFGPAMRELRDRLSRATGDATFYVRDAELLDLSARMANGAGSVHVGFNRTAARAQVRALTTGVSVVVVLALVAFVVAGAVLARRVAGPLVQLTEAARRIAEHGDLREMVRIDSNDEVGQLAGAFTLMVTKVKDLLVQLQQSSDLLKGSVDHLNDSAGRQNEMVSRHAAALQETQVTAQEIRQTSVVASRAAETVIDVAERAEALGKTGESAIGESIEGLVDLRSQVEQIAERIMALGERTEQISGITETVKDLADQSHLLAVNAAIEAARSGEHGKGFAVVAREIRGLADQSIRATNQVRGILADISTAIFATVEITAAGTQRMESGLAQVRMSGDTLRQLSSIVRDSVVSARQISQTVNQQATGIEQIFTAVNELNAVMGDTVKRISTTSESAVALKMLSERVAAMVKDYRL
- a CDS encoding MFS transporter encodes the protein MSPAAFRRHLVQSFASLATGVPLFRPGASLPGSSAPLLGAPPPSDGPQGPPVHQRLRGSLRMSIVEGMFAEVFTACAGATVLTAWAIALKLGPFLVGVMTALPFFAQFVQFPAAWLTLCFGHRRVALTAVCLSRLVMLPLALLPWLDLSLEGQQHLLLTVAGLSALLAVVGNNAWVAWMGELVPRAVRGRFFGKRTALTTLMGTGASLTAGLLMDRLRMLDGVGYALPLLALAACVMGIVTTLMMAAQHDPAPPGTTPRLELKDALLPWKDDGARRVLVYQVAWNAAVGVSAPFFALHSLQNLKMTFVIMALHAAAVAGVRVLTASMWGRAIDRLGAQPVLMACSLGISVIPLLWLMPSAGMLWPLLFDVLLAGALWSGHGLAIFALPLTVAPRRGRPFYLAAFATAGGLAYAAAAALGGALAARIPQQFMLGGHVWANLHVLFVVSAVARLGAAFLAARVNEPGAATARTVGQVLERLLPRPRPTLREARSPDVRS
- a CDS encoding polyprenyl synthetase family protein, which produces MDVAHELTEFLGQVEQRLNALLADGDVGPDVEGDTLMNAARHLCLGTGGKRARPMLVRLFGGAVGVPAARLVDVGVAAEMIHSASLLHDDVVDAGMYRRGRPTVNARWGNIVAVMSGDLILSTALTQLSLLDARVVQSGLAIVTEMTRAAIAEVEARGDMNLPLTRLRYIAEGKTGSLFGWCGKAAATLADQPDAVARFDAFGRHLGVAFQIADDIRDILGTDVGKPRYADVHSRTPSLPILLAVARDESLRRKLKDAWAFSVITPERTREIGNAIEATGAVEASMSMMNTEIEAALDKLGPYARDAAGAELASWAHRLAEGIADQVKGRAA
- a CDS encoding GbsR/MarR family transcriptional regulator, which produces MKGYLWTGGDPGSQKTTAPLENGRLAPWEAIAVEAVGNVIEFWGFKRNQGRVWGLLYLRGEPLTAGEIERELDLSKGGVSMLLRDLERWGVIQRVRVPQDTVWRYAAETDLVRMVTHVVEEREAAFVTRIRADLSEARRLAEGAGGIPAERLRRLERMATLAEHVERALRLFIKTSRLDVAGVLGAFRDGALSRKG